The Onychomys torridus chromosome 12, mOncTor1.1, whole genome shotgun sequence genomic interval tcaagacagggtttctctgtgtagctttgcacctttcctggaactcacttggtagcccaggctggccttgaactcacaaagatccgcctggctctgcctcccagtgctgggattaaaggcaggtgccaccacctcctggcttacTTTTACATTTAGTATATGTTTGATGTTACTTTAATCTCTGAATCTCAATACACCTTCGGGGAGACTAAAGATGATTCCACACTAAGCACCATGAATATATCTGATAACttataatatgtgtgtatgagatgATTCAAaccattaattaaaataaactgtatacatatgcacaatatTGAGTCTCACAATACCACATCCTACAGAGCTTTCTCTATTCAATATAAGAAAATGTCTAGAGTTCAATGAGCTGTTTATATTCCCACTCAGcctttttaaaactatgaaagGCATTAAGTACCTTTCTATACTCAAGGATTAAGAAAATAGTGGTTTATTAAcaatagcttttatttatttcactgtatgtatgtgtctattaTTACCTTATCATTATATATAATCATATgtaatttatttccatttgattTGATGCTAAGGACAAACAGGAGCACTAAGTGAAATTGTAAATATTATCAGCATTCTCAGATAAGATTATACAtaaacacattctcaaacatCTAAAGATTATCATAATATGAATTCCTATACATTTTGCCCTGGGAGTTGAGATTCTTGGAAATAGCTGACAAAAATGAGAAGTCAGCATAATCAActcaatatttttcatatatgcaATAGATAAGGAAACAAGGCTATATAAAATATGCTAATTCaaaaacttcattttatatatatattgtttaaaatccacatagaatttattttgtcattatgttagttttaattaaattatgcATATTCAGTAAAATGAAtatctatttaaagacttttatgtgtatgaatgttttgcctgaatgtatgtatgtgtatcacatgcatacCTGCTCcccacagaaatgagaaaaggacatcagatcccctgaaaatggagttacatatggttttTAAACTGTCATGTGCGTGCTGGAAAAGGAGCCCTGGTCCTGaacaagagcagcatgtgctcccaactgctgaaccatctttccagttccaGAAAAATGTCTATTTTAAACATGATGTAGACTAAATTCCTGGGGAAAGGTATCTTTAATAATGGTACTTTAGGAGGCTAAAGGCCAATCCTAAAAGTTCAAGTACAGTCAAAGCACCTTTTGTAATAGACAGTCATGTGTGGACAGTATAAGGACACGGATGAACTTATTTATAGGAGGGCAACTGTATCTTCCCCATCACTTCGTCAGTGACTATACTCAAATAAACGCGATGTACAGCAGGAGCAACTATCCAAAGTAATTATCTCACTACTTTCTCTATTTTGGCAATCTCTATGAGGAAATTATTtttgattctctttcttttcttttttagttaagCTGTTACTATATAgcttaggttggcctcaaattccacCTATAGCTTAAGACAGCCTAGAATTTGCCATACTTTTGCCTTAGTCTCCCCAGAGGGATTATAGGGAAGAGCCATCATGCCGTGTCGATGTtcctcaatttttaaaacttcctgTTAGAAAACTAGAATTTTTGCTAAGAGACACATAGATATCTCAGTGCAACTGCTAGCAGGGAGAATAACAACCCCTTCTTTGTTCAATTtcgttatttttgtttcttaggAGGAAAGGAATGATGAAAGACCGCCTTCAGgaattaaaacagaaaagcaaggAAATCGAAATCGAACTCTCTCGGGAGAGTCGGGTGTTTGGAGAAGCAGAGGAACGAGGCGTGCTTGTCCAGCAAGCTATTATTTATGAGAGAGAACCTGTAGCTGAGAGACACCTACATGAGATCCAAAAACTGCAGGAGACTATCAACAGCTTTGCTGATGAGATTCAAAAGTTTGGACAGCAGCAGAAAAGTCTGGTGGCTTCCATGAGACGGTTTAGTCTACTTAAACGGGACTCTACCATTGCAAAGGAGCTAAAAACCCAAGCGGAACACATTAACAGAGCACTGGGTGACTTAGTCAAAGAAGTAAAAAAGTCAGAGGTTGAAAACGGTCCGTCATCAGTGCTCACGAGGATACTTAAGTCTCAGTACGCCGCCATGTTCCGCCACTTTCAGCAAACCATGTTTCTATACAACGACACGATAGCTTCCAAGCAAGAGAAGTGCAAGACATTTATCATCCGTCAGCTGGAAGTGGCTGGAAAAGAAGTGTCTGAAGAAGAAGTGAACGACATGCTTCATCAGGGAAAATGGGAAGTGTTTAATGAAAGCTTACTCACAGAAACGAGTATCACTAAAGCCCAGCTCTCGGAGATTGAACAGAGACACAAGGAACTTGTGAATCTGGAGAACCAAGTGAAGGACCTCAGGGACCTTTTCATGCAGATCTCTCTTCTGGTAGAGGAACAAGGAGAAAGCATCAACAACATTGAGGTCATGGTGACCAGCACAAAAGAGTATGTTATCAATACCAAAGAGAAGTTCGGACTCGCtgtaaaatacaaaagaagaaaccCCTGCAGGGCCCTGTGCCGTTGCTGCTGCCCATGCTGCGGCTCCAAATAGAGATGCTATTATTCTAGAAACACCTCAGGGCTTAGGGGGAAGGTTTCCACATTTCAGAGTCTTGCTTTGGTTGTCTTCATTTCGTGAGTCCAGTTACGTGCATTCTGTCACGGCTAACTGGTCATTTTCCCCTTTACCCACTAACATTACAGAAATGCTGAAGGCAAGCATTTACTTCAAATCTCCAGGTTAactataaaaaatgaaagatggctcagaggttaagagcactggctgctcttccagagttcctgagttcaattcccagcaaccaaatggtggctcacagccatctgtaatgagatctggtaccctcttctggtctgctggaatacatgcagacagaacactacataataaataaaaatctaaaaaaagaaagaaagaaagaaagaaagaaagaaagaaagaaagaaagaaagaaagaaagaaaagaaagaaagagaaagccctTACGTTTCTGGAAAAATATTGAGTTCTACTGTTCATTTATATACTCTTAAGATGAATATTCAACTAAATGATAACTACTTTATTAATCTGGCTTATTTGAGAATATTTTGGTAATTAAGAGTTGTATAAAACAAGACCTCAAAACATGCCACACCGCATCAAAATGGAGCTAAATGCCTATTAAGCCTCTATCCTCAGGTAGGTGAGTAAACCTGGTGATCATTAGGTCCCGGGAAACTCAATCATCAACTTGATGAAAAACCTCCTGGGTGACAGTCAAGCCTAAGATCTACGGTGAGGTAAGACTGTTTCTATGAACCTTGGAAACGGACAAGAAACTGAATTACATACAGATTGGAGGGCTTGACAAAGTCTAAGCAAAGGCAACTGCGTTCTTGAACGTGTGACACCATTTTATGATGAAGCAAgccctaaagaaaaaaaagtgtaaattaATGGAGAGGCCTAAACAGTCTTCAACTTCGGGACGGTCCTTCTGACAGCCTCCGGAGTGCTTGGATGACACAGGAATGCAGCGCTGAGCCCattgggctctttttctttaaacatcttTTACTTCCCTGCGTGTTTTTGCCCACTGTGCCCCAGCTGTATTGTCCTCTTTCTGTGATGGGGCAGGTCACTCTGGAGTTTCTATACTCTTTGTTTCCTATGCCTGAAATAAACCTGTCCTTATTACCACCAATGTTATGTTCACTTGAATGTCATCActgggggatgggtgggtggtaGACACCATAAAGATATTTAGTCTTCCTATACTCAAGAATATGATGCTTCTTCATTAATTCATACCTTTTTTCTTATTGGTAAACTCTTACCATTTCCTACGTATTTTCGAAAGCTACATGGTCATCTTTGcagtcattttgtttgtttgtttctattgctATTATGGAGTAATATTTCTCTGCAATAATATTTGCCAGTGCTGTCATtcgaaaaaaaataaacaattgccTTTGAGAAAGTCCTTCCCTGACGGCTCACCCTAGCAAGGCCACCCTGATGACCTGTGGTATCTCATCATCCTTCCTTTAACTGTCTGCTGGAACCTAACACCATCTTACAAACCTGTTTGCTACTGGCTTCTGTGTTAGCATGGGAATTTCCAAGTGATTTCCTGGGCGAGACCATCCAATCTCGAGTCTGTAAGGGTGTCTTGTCCTACCACCGAATTTCCTCCGTTGTCTCCTTTCATTTATATGCTGTCTCCTGTCCTTACAGGATGGAAGGCGTGTTTCTGCTCCAGCCCAATGCATCTTCATTCGTGCCCCACATCCCAACCCTTGCTACTGCAGACTTTTCCTTCTCTGCAATGTCAGGACAAAGCTCCTCCTCTTGGTCACTGCCTTCGGCACAGTGCTCAGTGTTTCTTGTATTAGGTATCCTAACGTTCCTTCACTTCAAATCTCTTCAGGACTGACTCCTCACGGTAGGGTTCTCTATGTGTTTAAACTGTTGGCCAGAGTGGTGGGAATTCGTGTGTGACaatttctatttcctgaaaatccCCTGAGACAAAATTATCAATTGAGAAGAGCAGAGTTAAGGGAGCAAGAGGATGAATGAAACAACCAGGTCAGACAGAAGGACGAAACCCTGAAAAGTGGCAGGAGAATAaccaggaggcaggcagggccCATCTGAGATGTATTGGGATAACTTGAATGTGATCTCAGCCAGGACACCCAAGTGCTTTAACCTAGCAACACTCAGCACCTTGAATGTTGGCAGAGAACATGAGGGTCCCTGTCTGCTCAGGGTGTGGCTCTTCCACACCTATACAATACATGAAATGTGTGCTGCGGGAGTTGGTGAACTTGAAAGGATTAAACTGTCATGTTACATCATATTATAAGTACTACggaggttgaggatttagctcagtggtagagcgcttgcctagctaatgcaaggccctgggttcggtcctcagctctggaaaaaataaaaataaaaaagaagaagaaagaaaaaaagaagtactatgaaataattttagtCTAAAAATATACATCGAATTGCTTTCTACTGTGTCAGTTACCAAGCGTCACCGTGGAAAGGATGTTCCATATGTCCTAGCTTAAAATGCTTAAAGGAGAACTCTAAAAAAGATTCCTCTAAGACTCAACAGCTGACTGGATAATTCTAGCTATTACCTCCACTGTTcctcttaaattttttatctggAGTTTAAAGCCTACTCGGTtatagcttttcttaaattatttatgaTGAAAACTAAGACTATTAAGTACTATTTAATATGCATTAGTTCAATTATGCCCAGATGGATTTGTAAAAAGTTCTTTCTGCTAGTATTTTATCATGCTTTTAAAGTAAGAATTAAGCACACATGTATTGCAAAGCAGTGAATAATATCCAATTTCACTGCTATATTCTTTTTATCATATTAATATGAATTACACATATCAACGGGTTCAACTTGGTATTTGCACAAGTGCATTACTGTGCTTGGTTATACTGACCTTCTTGTGTCTCTCAAACCCTTCTCTGGTAGTTGCTTTCTACTCTCAGATtgccacccacccccccaccccccccccccccccccccccccccgccacacacacacacacttagattCTAAATTCTATATACAAGAGGAAAAAgcgtgacatttgtctttctgtctctggataAATTCACCTACTTGCTTCCACTTACTTACAAATGACTCGATTTtgttctgctgcttctgcttctgggtCGGTTTGCGCCTTGGTTTATGCCATACCATGGCTATGAGAAATGGTATCTTATGGCTATGTCTTCCATTGCTTAGTACTATCCTACCTAAGCAAGAAGTACCACATATTTAATCAGTTGTTAACTATTCTGgatattttcttttcacttttaataCACAGTAAAAGCAGCAATGTTTTCTTAATATAACTATCTGAAAGAGAAAACTAATTCTTGAAAGAGTTAATGGAACAATATTAGGAATCTGTTGgaaacagaagacaaaaataacattttaaaaaaaaagaacaattaaagATTTGGGGGTCCATGTTAACACCCCTAAATTGGTTTAAGTGGTTTGAATTCATGAAACACTGTGAAGTACTCTGTCATCagtaataatataaaaatccatTTACAGAACAGTAGGGACACTCTGCAGGCCATGCTTTCATTATCTGCATTCACATGCTGGCACAGGCATGCAAATCCTCATTTACAAGGGGATCCATAGAAGCTCAGCGAGAATCACTAACTTTCGGGACTGTGTGGTGttcgcatacctgtaatccctacCTGGGGCTGGAAGGTTGCTgggagttccaagtcagcctgggctacagcctgagaccttgtctcaaggaaacaaagaaaggaaaaggaagaagagagacaaagggaggggagaggagaggaggaaaggaaagggcacCTCTTGAGGCCTGTCTGCTTCCAAAGGCCTCACCCTCAAAATACTGCAGGTCTGGGGTGAAAAGAGGAAAGCAGGAGGTCCATGGCAACAACATGTGGATGCCCACCTAGCAACACTGCCAAGTATTTGTTCTTTAGTTGTAGAGAGTGTGAGAGCGAAAGGAGAGTGCAGCATAGGGTGAAGAAGGCTGGAGCAAGGCCACAGTGTCGGCAGCGTCAGGAGGTCACAGGAGCAGCAAAGCTTCCCACAGGGCCTATAACTAATGCCAGTAAGCGGCGGACTCAAGAGCGTGACGTGGGTCAAGGCAGTCACACCGTGTTTAAGAAATCCTGGTGATACGACTCGAGGGTCTCGAGCACAGTAAAGACTTGTCACTCTAGGAAAAGATATGTCACTGTTCCAATAGCGACACCGGACTAACACAAGTAGAATTCTTATTATCCtgaaaagaaactgaggctggtgGCTTCACAGATATTCTGGATGAAAGTCTAACTAAACTGGACTCCAAAAAGGTGATAGGAAGAGTGACTTATTTTCTCTCTAAAGGCAGGTGAAAGTCTACAAATGGCACTGGTCTTCTTAGGATATTGCTACCAACTGACGCTGATGAAAATTTCAATATATTAAGTTATGGAATTAAACTTCCAGTTCAATTTATTTCATAGGAAATCAAATAGTGCCTTGCATAATTAATTTGAAGTGTGTAGGTACTCAGAATTAATTTGAAGTGAATTAATATATGATAGATGCATATATgcacaagagaaaaatgaagaaaaataaataaatggttattTAGTTAAAAAGACATGAACTACTCATTTATGACAAACagtgattaatattttaattctatttcaGAAACCAGTGAATCtctgtttaaatattttcaaagaccAAGTTAGCCTGTAGGGCTCAACAAAGGTCACCTTTCATATATACTTCTATTAATATTTTACTTCAGATTCAATAAAAGTGAGACCTGATTCTATAGAGGAAGTAACTTCTTTAATCAAAcacttaaaagtttaaaaacgTAAGCTTTACCAATAAATGATCCAATAACGTTTCAACTTTCATAATCAAAGTTTCAAATAGACTTGCTTAAAAATCCCCATTTGCTATGGAGGCGCACAGGAAAGCAACTCCTCTTGCATTACTCCTGTTATTAATCAACCATGATGGGTTGGTTTTTATGCCTTAATAATGAAGTACAGAAATGAGGGCAAAGCAAAGAAAGGCTGGGGCAAACCCTCAGTAACTTCCCGCTGAGGAGCAATCTCAACTAACAGACTTCCCCTTCGCCTTCTCTCACACCACAGCGCCACCTGGCGTTGACTGTGCACAAATGCTAGGAACACAAATGCCCCTCCTCAATGTCTTCTACAAATGTTCCAGCTTAGGGGCAAAATGCTATAAGCATATGACTGAGACAATGAAGCTAGATCACACGTGCAACAGGGAAATATGAAAGCTCAGAGTGAGAAATTAAAGTGTCATTAGAGAAGGAACCATTTAAGGAACTTCCAAAATATGCACTACCAGGAAAAGAACAGCAGTTGGGGAGATAGCTCGGTTggttgggagagtgcttgcctagctcgCACAAGGCTGTGGGTTTGCTTGCTCAAGGTGGTTCAcacccctaatcccagcactgggaaggtggaggtgatGGATTGCATATTTAAGATCATCCGTGGCTACATAACAACCTCAAGAACAGCCTGAGCTAGGccttacagaaaacaaaatccaaaaggaAGCCAGTAAGAAAGGACAAtgacaaaatataaattattaagagaggaagctaggtgtggtggcacaactcacaatgctgaggcaggaggatcaagagttcaagttcAACCAAGGCTACAAGGCAAAatcttgttttgagaaagggctGAGGTTGCAGCTCAGTGGCTGTAAATGCTCAGAGCATTTCCCTAGCATGCATAAGCGATATCTGCAAGGGGGGGGGGTGAAAAATATCCTAAAATCTTGttcaaaatgcaaaatgtaaTACAAAGCAGACCATCAACTAAAACAAGAGTTTGTATTTGATTTCTCAAGGCATCCAATTAGTAAGCTTGTTCATAACACTGGCTAAATTCTTTAATCCCTACCAAAATCAACATAACATTATAACTGACAGGTAATTGCACACATTTATTATACTAATAGATGACCACCTTGGTTACTTAATACTCTGTTAAGAGACCAGCATTTCTTGCTAATGCTCCATTACTTACACCAGTATAGGCTTTCCTGATATCCTGGGATGTCTTAGCACTTCTGACATTGTCTCTTTtgtttcttccattctctcttcaTCACTGGAATCCACAACAAATATTACCCCATAGGACTCAGCATAATAATTCTTCCAAATTCCCCGAATTCTCTTGCCACCTCCCAAGTCAAAGATGGTAACTTCAAACTTTCCTTGTCTAAGGTCAATTTTAGAAAAGCCAACAGTGGGAGCTACGTCTTCAGGATGCTCTGTGCAAAATGATACAAAAAAGAGGACTCTTTAGACTTTAAGAACATTAATTTATCTCTACAACATAAATCATATCAAAGGTAGCATTCATATGTCactacaaaatggaaaaatcacTTGCTGATGCCACAGACACTATCACCAAAAACACTTGTGTGAGAGAGGGGTTAATAATGTAAATGCCCAACTAGTATTTTCACTGTCCACAGACaagaatttgtattttaattattcatttgtattggttttttgtttgtttgtttttgtttttcaagacaggttttcctTGTGCAGccccagctgttctggaactcactctgtagaccaggctggcttcgaactcagagatctgcctgccccctgagtgctgagatgtaAGGCATTCACATGCCACCTCCACCTGGCTATTAGTTTTACTTAATTACTATAATCTTAGCAACTAACATGAAATAGGCACTTAATAATTAAATGTTGAATGAGTTCTTGTGTTAAGGCTAATTTATTCTTTAATCAGTTTTAACCTTTCAACACCACGCCACTCAAGGCTCTATCATAAGTTCTGTGGAAGAATAAGGAAAGTCAggaatattaagaaaataaaataaagaaatttgaagAATCAAAAATAGGAAAAACTGCAAAGAATAAGGCAATTCTTTTCCAATCAGATATGTTAAAATTACAGCTACAATTGGAATACAGAGATGTTTAAGGGCATCCTGCAGAGAGAGCTCAAATTCAGAACTTCTGTAGAAAGGTTTCTCATATGTTCCAATAAATATAATTGGGTTTGGAGTGAGAAGAGGAATTTTATATCTGAAGACACCAAGTATAGGGGGCACACTACCACATCTGCCAAGGAGAGCAACGATAGATAATAAGAGGTTTAAAAAGATCCCCGAGAGACACAGAAGTCTTACTCCAGGAGATGGGCTTAGGCAAAGGCTGGGGAGCAAGAGGACCCTAAAAGTGAGAAATCAAACAAGTAGCAAGGGCTACACATCAACACTGAATCAAATTCTCAACaggttttctttggtttggttttgcttttgagacgAGGTCatttttgtagccttggctgatctCCCACTTGTGACTCTCCTGCTTCGGTTTCCCCAGCGCCTGGGTGGTAAGTATGCACTCCCATGCCTGGAGAAGCCTTCCATAAATACAGGCGGAAGCCAGACTGAACAGGGTCCTGAAAACAGGAAATGGGTCCCTGACATATCAGTTATACAATTCGGTGATTAAAGTAGCACTCTGTTGACTGAAAATGAGTTATAGGCCATTTCCCAGAGagctaagaaaattaaaacaagagatAGACGCGAGAGCTTATTAAACATTAATAACTTTATAGATTCAGTGGGTAAGAGAAAACTTTAATGTCATATCTGCCTCTTCCATTCTCTCCCTATCACTAGAATATACTATAAATCTTTCTCAACAGGATGCTTAGAGCTTTATGGTTCAAGACTAGAAAGACATCACagaagccttttaattttttacatgaTATTAAATGGATTAAAATTCAGTTCCTTAGTTGTACCAGCTATTATCTCCAGTTCTTGGAAACAAAATGTGGTTAGTAGTCCACCCTATTACATGGACTCAGTATAAACTATTCCTATCATTCAGAAATTTCTAGTAAATGACATTGGTTGTTTATGGTAACTGGTTCCTACATTGAACAAAGTGTTCACTGTGATAAATCTGTGAGGCCTGTTCAAGGATTTTATAGCTGAGAACAGGCTTGCGCAGTACCACACTGCCTCTCAGGAAGTATGCAAGAGCAGCTTCTGCACTGCCTGAGACACTTAGCAGAGCCATTAGAAGCCACTTTCCTGCTGCTAATTTCTCCATGACTAAAAAGACAAAGGGTTAGGCTAAACCTAACAAAGTAGCCTGACTTTtcagaaacagggtctcacaggATCTCAAATGGGGAgctcggggctggagaggtagctccaTGGGAAGGGTGCCTGCCCGGCAGCTTGGGTTGGACCCACGGCATTCCATAAATCAGGCATAGTGGTGTCTGGCTATAATCTTAGTATTTAGGAGGTGTAGGTaggaaaattaatacaaagaaaaataataaccatGAGGCAAATCACAGCCAGAAAAAGATTGTTGTCTTTGAGTATGAATTGAAAGATACCCCCAGGAAATTAACAATGGAAATAAATGCACTATGCTGGAGCATGGGCAAGGGCACTAAATTACAGCAAATGCTAATTTGATGAAAGAACATTATTAGGGACCAGGGTTCAAAGATAAATCAGTTATGGTTGCCATCCTCAAAGAACAttgcaaaatataaaaatcagggggctggagagatggctcagtggttaagagcactaactgctcttccaggagcAGGCTTTgatgcccagcatgcacaaggcagcTCCCAGCTGTCTCAAACTTCAGTTCGAGGAGATCCaaggccttcttctggcctctgtaggtaccaggcacacagcgGACATTTAGGGAAACCAAACACatgtacaaataataaaataactgttAAAAATACAGAGATCAAATACTGTGGAAATGACACCAAGTGTGTATGCTCTGTGAAAAGACTGGGATGGTCCTAGGAGGGAATTCGTAAAGATGAAGGGAAGGAGTGACGTGGTCAGGAGAGGCTTCGGGAACTGAGGAGAGTAAAAATCGAGTCTTTCAAGTGTCACAAttagaagagagacaggaagcacGATTCTAAGTGAGAGAACAATGTGCACGAAGGTAAGGCGCTCGGAATATTTCTAGTAAACCGGCTAGCATTAAGAAACGTCTGGGCTGAGGGAACAAACAGCTcaatggtggagcacttgcctggcatatgtgagtgtgtgaggttCAATGCACAGcactgggagtggggaggagatgggagaggaggggagaggtgggggaggaggggagggagagctgTTCTCAGGGTTATTTAGCAGAGTAGCACATATCCGTAATCCTAGAATCacagaaggtgaggcaggaggattatgagcttcaggccagccctatgtaaaataaaaaaaaataaaataaaacaaaaaaaactcaaaatattttcaatgttatGTAGCAAGTGGGGGAGCCAGGACCCTGATCCGAGCCCTAGGGACTTAAACCTGTTCAGGATTTGTGCTTCAAGACAATACAAATGTTCAGATAGTTTCTCCTCACGAACCCTTTTCTGATGATTCCTTGCCACTCTCTCTCCCAACTTCACCTTCTAGCACTACATCCTACCGTCCCAACAGGTGGAACCATGTCTGTGTGCCCTAAGTGCTTAGCACACAGTATATTCCACCCATCCATGTAATTATTTactgttgacattttttttttcagagctgaggaccgaacccagggccttgtgcttgttaggcaagcgctctaccagtgagctaaatctcTAACCCCTATTGGTAACATTTTATAGGTAAGTTAAttgacacagagatacacagcccTCAATCTAAAGAATTATAGTAACGCATATGTTAAGACACAATAAATCtaagataaaatacaaatacataacaAATAAGTATTTATTAGGTGTCTCTTACGTGCTAAATTATATGCagaatacaacaaaacaattattaatcaGAATCCTGATCTATAGAGCTCTTGGCCtattgtggtaatattgtgttccccaaaatattgtgcaccctaataaatgtatctggagtcatagaacagacagccactagatacataggctagaaaatggtggcactcacgcctttaatcctagcattccagagacagaaatccatctggatctctaagttcaaggccacattggaaacagccaggcatggtgacatacacttttaatcctagggagtgacagcagaaagagaaagatatataaggccagaaactagaagcatttggctagttaagctttcaggctttgagcaacacagttcagctgagattcattctggatgaggacacagaggtttccagtctgagcaaatagaatcagctgagaaactggcaaggtgaggaagctgtggcttgttctgtctctctgatcttccagcattcaccccaataattggcctcaggtttgattttattaataagaccttctaagattcctgctacagcctaTTCttgaaatatgcatatatgttgtatgtgtgtgtgtgactataatATAGTGAAGATATATTAATAACAAACAAAGCAAGAGATAATCCACAGGGAAAAAAACTAACTTTCTACCCAAAATAATATAGTTTCCTATTAATAAACAGTATTGGATAGAAATTCCTAGGAATTTATGTTTACAAAAGACATTGATTCCCAATCTCAGAGGCAGTGACTGGCCATGAGAGGATGGTCTAGACTAGACAGTGGTGGtctattaaatatttaacaaCTTATTTGGAAGTAGAGGGAGAAGGCTAACATGTAGTATATGCCCATCTCCATAGTGTAATTACTCCCACTATGAGTGATTACAACTAATTCTAGCTACTCGTAACATCCCCAAGAAGAGATTTGGGAAGAAACAGAGAGCACTGGCTCTTGCTAGAGAGTGACTCAATATATAGAAGCAGTGGTGGGGTCCAGAACATCAGTGGCATACAAAGTAAAGTGACGTGTCAGTTTCTGGTTCACAGTCCTAAAGAAGAGAAGCATGGCTTCTTCTCTCTTACCACTTCCTTGCAGCTCAAATGCATGCCTCAGAGAGATCTCTTAGGCCATGTAGAAGAAAGAGAACAGTATGGAGGGCTGACTCCCGATCATCAGGGAGTGACATCCTAGTCCTAGACTACTTCTGCATGGCCA includes:
- the Stx19 gene encoding syntaxin-19 yields the protein MKDRLQELKQKSKEIEIELSRESRVFGEAEERGVLVQQAIIYEREPVAERHLHEIQKLQETINSFADEIQKFGQQQKSLVASMRRFSLLKRDSTIAKELKTQAEHINRALGDLVKEVKKSEVENGPSSVLTRILKSQYAAMFRHFQQTMFLYNDTIASKQEKCKTFIIRQLEVAGKEVSEEEVNDMLHQGKWEVFNESLLTETSITKAQLSEIEQRHKELVNLENQVKDLRDLFMQISLLVEEQGESINNIEVMVTSTKEYVINTKEKFGLAVKYKRRNPCRALCRCCCPCCGSK